From Ochotona princeps isolate mOchPri1 chromosome X, mOchPri1.hap1, whole genome shotgun sequence, one genomic window encodes:
- the LOC118760433 gene encoding high mobility group protein B1-like has protein sequence MSSCAFFVLTCWEEHKKKHPDDSVNFSEFSKKCSERWKTMSAKKGKFGDMAKVDKAHYEREMKTYIPPKGETKKKFKHPSAPKRPPLAFFLFCSEYHPKIKAEPPGLSIGDVAKKLGEMWDNTAAHDKQPHQKKAATLKGKYEKDIAACRAKGKPDAAKRELSRLKRARKRRK, from the coding sequence ATGTCATCATGTGCATTCTTTGTTCTAACTTGCTGGGAGGAGCACAAGAAGAAGCATCCGGATGATTCTGTCAACTTCTCAGAGTTTTCGAAGAAGTGCTCAGAGAGGTGGAAGACCATGTCGGCTAAGAAGGGAAAATTTGGAGACATGGCAAAGGTGGACAAGGCTCATtatgagagagaaatgaaaacctATATCCCCCCTAAAGGGGAGACAAAAAAGAAGTTCAAGCATCCCAGTGCACCCAAGAGGCCTCCTTTGGCCTTTTTCTTGTTCTGTTCTGagtatcatccaaaaatcaaagcAGAGCCCCCTGGCCTCTCCATTGGTGATGTTGCAAAGAAGCTGGGAGAGATGTGGGATAACACTGCTGCCCACGACAAGCAGCCTCACCAGAAGAAGGCTGCCACGCTGAAGGGGAAGTACGAGAAGGATATTGCCGCATGCCGAGCCAAAGGAAAACCTGATGCAGCCAAAAGGGAGTTGTCAAGGCTgaaaagagcaagaaaaagaaggaagtag